Part of the Nerophis lumbriciformis linkage group LG24, RoL_Nlum_v2.1, whole genome shotgun sequence genome, gtagaaaacagatggacggatattcaatatttttttatatttgtgagATAGATGACATGTAATtttcatttttgtatgttttcaatatttaagaatatttttgatCTATGTACAAATATTTTCTCTATGTAGTAAAGTACAATACTTGAAAGGAAACATTGTACGTCAAAGTACTGGCAGACAAAAAACAActcaaaaataacgtaaaatcattaattattatttaataacagtaaacataaatattttattattattcgtTATAATAGTAAATGTAACATCattaattattattcattataatAACAGTAAATGTAAAATCAGTGCTTATTATTCATTATAATAACAGTAAATATAAAATCagtgattattatttattataataacaGTAAATGTAAAATCACAAAGTATTCATTATAATAACAACTGTAAATGTGAAATAATGTATTATAACGAGAGTAAACGTgagtcatttattattattccttataataacagtaaatgcaaaatcaatatttattattcattttaatgaCTGCAGATGTAAAATAATGtataatcatttattattataatgacaTTAAACGTAAATAATTTGATATTCATTATAAGAGTAAAcataaaatattgtattattatctGTTACAATAATAGTACATGTAAACTAactatttattattcattataatAACAGTAACTGTAAaaccatttattattattcataataatgACAGTAAATGTAAaaccatttattattattcattattaaacagtaaatataaaataatttattactattcattatgacagtaaatgtAAAATAATTTATTAGTATTCATTATAATAACAGTACATGtaaaatcattatttatttttcattataataacagtaaatataaaataaattattattattcagtaTAATGACAGTAAATGTAAAATAATGTATTATTGTTAATTTATAATAACAGTAAATATaagatcattatttattattcattataataacagtaaatgtaaaaatattatttattattcattagaataacagtaaatataaaataatgcattattattcattataatAACAGTACATGTAAAATCATAatttattattcattataaacaagtgtaaatataaaataatttaattgTATTCCTTTTAATAATAGTATATGtaaaatcattattatttattataataacagtaaatataaaatcattatttattattcattgaaATAACAGTAAATATAAAATCATTATTCATTATTCATTATAATAACAGTAAATATAAAACCATTTCATATTATTCATAGAACAACAGTGAAAGTAGTCTGCTACTTTCCTTTGTCATTTATAAGGAAATCAAAGATTCTTCATCAACTAATTTCATTATTACTAACTGAAGatgtcaaagaacaaaaccaacatagAAATTTACCACAACAAACTTTTTGTCTCCTTCCTACTTAAATGGACCTCATCTTCACAGCCTCAACACAACCTTCATAACCCAAACGACCTCCAGAACCTCAAAGAACTCCAGACCCTTAAAGACTTCTTAAATGCCTCCAGAACCTCTAAGATTGTCAGAATCTTCAAGACTTCCACAACCTTCACAGCCTTAAATACTTCCAAGACCTCCAGAACCTTGAAGACCTCCAGATCCCTACAAAACTCCAGGACCTTAAAGACTTCCAGAACCTTCACAACCTTAAATACCTCCAGAACCTTTAGGACCGCCAGAATCTTAAAGACCTCCACAACCTTCAAAACCTTAAATACCTCCAAGACCTCCAGAACTTTAAATACTTTCAGAACCTTCACAACCTTAAATACTTCAAGAACCTCCAAGACCTCCAGAACCTTTAAAGACCTCCAAACCTTTCATAATCTTTACAACTTCAAGAACCTCAAAGACCTCTAGAACCTTAAAGACATCCAGAACCTTCACAATTTTAACGCCCTCCAGAACTTCCAAGACCTCCAGAACCTTATAGACCTCCAGACTCTTAAAAAACTCCAGAACCTTAAAGAACTTCAGAACCTTTACAACCTTAAATACCTCCAATACATCCAGTGCCTTAAAAACCTTCAGAACCTTCACAATCTTAAATACCTGTAGAACTTCCAAGACCTCCAGAACTTCAAAGACCTCCAGATCCTTAACAAAAACTCCAGAACCTTAAAGACCTTCCAAATCTTATAGACGTCCAGAACCTTTACAACCTCCAAAAGCTCCAGAACTTCAAAGACCTCCACAACCTTAAAGACCTCCAGAACCTCTGCTACCTCCAAGACCTCCAGAACCTTAAAGACATCCTGATTCTCCGCTACCTCCAAGACCTCCCAGACCTTAAAGACCTTCAGAACCTCCAAGACCTCCAGAAGCATCAATAggtaataaaatatgtttttatgtgCAAATAATTAATATTTCCTTTTACACCAAATTAACAAAGTCTTCTTTGAAGAACTTCAggaataatttataaatattaggaGAGAAAGAAATTAAAGATCCTGGAAGTCAATGATACTAATattgaataataatattaataatactattaataatatGGTGATGAGTCACAAAGTACATCTCCATAAATTCTGAAAGTGATGGTGAGAAGGCGATGAAGATCGTCAGCGTCACTGCAGCAAATATTTCCATCTTCCGAGTCAGCAAACCACATTTTTAACCGTAATTGACGTAACATCGCCTCGTCATGGCGATGACGACTCCACGTAGTGAGGACCATGGACTCTCGTCCAATAAAGAACGAGACTTGTGGGCGTCTTCAGGGTTCAATCCTAGGTCTCTCTCATTTGGCACGTTCAGACGTCTTATTTGGCAAACGAGAAGGAGGTCCTGGTTCAGGTCTGGACTCTTCTCAGGTTTGGAGCTTGCTCACGTCTTATTTGGCTAACAAGAAGGAGGTCCTGGTCCAGGTCTGGACTTTTTTCATGTTTGGAGCTTGCTCCCGCAGGTAGGCATCTTCTGATTGACCGCTTCTTCCTGACGTTCACAGCTCGCGAGGACCACGACTTTGAGGACAGAAGATGGCACTCTGGCTGGTGTTCGTCCTCCTTCAGCTCGGGGCCATACATCCAGCGGTCATCCCCACACCGGCCTGCCGCCCCCGGGGTGACATGGTCCAGAAGGTCCACCGCCTTCTCGCAGACCCGGTAGGAGCCCAACCTTGACCTCTCCTCGCGTACTCTTCTAAAGTTTCTTTGCCTGTAGGGGGCGTCCTTTCCTGTCCACTGCCTGCCGTTCAACGCCAACGTGTCCTTCCCGCGCTCAGCCCTCTCCAACGGGACGGCCAACGGCACAAAGGTAAGCGCACCTCTCGGGCGACGGGAGCAGCAGGCGCTGACGTTTGATCGGTTCTCCACAGTGCGAGCGGCCATTGCGGACGCTTTACGAGTGCCTGCAGGGGGCGGAGCAAGTCTTTAAGGACAACGACATAGCTGAGAGAGAAGGCGGAGTCCCGTGGGACAAGCACAAGCTGGACCGCCTTCGGCACCTCCGGTACCGCCTGGTGGTGGAGGACGACTGCGTGAGTAGCACCGCCTTGCTGCTCCTCTCCGATTGGTCGCTTTGTTGACTGACGCCATGTGACTTCTAGATGTCCGCCCTGGGGGAGTCAGCTCGTTTCTCGTCCTACTTCCGGAGTGTGAGCGCTCTCGTCCGCCAGCAGGTAATATCCGCATAAAGTAAAAGGTGCCGGCCAATCGTAGCTGAGGGGGCGTGTCTCTTTGTCTTGATGCAGGACAGCGCCACCTGCGGGTGGTCAGTGCTGCGGCGAGATCTGCTGTGGCTTCTCAAGACGTTACTGGACAAACACCACCGCTGTTTTAGCTGGTGACCACGCCTCCTGGTCACAGACCACGCCCTTCTCCTCCCCTTGTGCCTATTTATGAcatctatttatgtatttatgctAGCATCATGACATTGTCTCTGTCTCCAAAGCCTTCATAAAGCTGTACTGTATTTTcagaaataaattattatttctctttaatgtttatttatttattcatttgatcggGAAATCATGATACAAGTACTGAGAAAACGGACACTGTATTTTTTTGTGTCGTCCTCCGccaaaatacagaaaaaatacaaaaatacaaaaaaaaatgtaattacagaaaaataatcaaggtaaaataataaataaaaataataatataatataatatatagatataataaattatttctgatatatatatatatatatatatatatatatatatatatatatatatataaatatatatatacacatacatacatacatacatacatacacacacacacacacacacatatatatatatatatatatatatatatatatatatatatatatatatatatatatatatatatatatatatatatatatatatatatacatacaccccattttctaccgcttgtcccgttcggggtcgcggggggtgctggagccaatctcagctgcttcgggcggaaggtggtgtacaccctggacaagttgccacctctatatatacatatatatatatatatatatatatatataaaaatatatatatataaatatatatatgtatgtatatatatgtatatatatatgtatatatgtatgtatatatatgtatatatatatatatgtatgtatatatgtgtatgtatatatatatatatatatatatatatatatatatatatatatatatatgtatatatatactggggcgccgaaaagggggggtaaatgagacggattctaggggcccatgatggagggggggcccagagaggcccctaatgatgatgaaattataatacagaaaaaattatgacactgtgttgggggccctgtaaagattattttcatggggccctaaatccctagcggcgcccctgtatatatatatatatatatatatatatatatatatatatatatatatatatatatatatatatatatatatatatatatatatatatatgtttgtatatatatgtatatatatatgtatatgtgtatatatgtatatatagatgtgtatatacatatgtatgtatatatatgtatatatatatgtatatgtgtatatatgtatatatagatgtgtatatatatatgtatatatatatgtatgtatatacatatgtgtatatatatgtatatatatatatgtatgtatatatatgtgtatatatatatatgtatatatatatatgtatatatatatgtatgtatatatatatgtatgtatatatatatatatatatatatgtatatatatatatatgtatatatatatatatatatatatatatatatatatacatatatatatatatatatataaattaccccatgctactcagtggcctagtggttagagtgtccgccctgagatcggtaggttgtgagttcaaaccccggccgagtcataccaaagactataaaaatgggacccattacctccctgcttggcactcagcatcaagggttggaattgggggttaaatcaccaaaatgattcccgggcgcggccaccgctgctgcccactgctcccctcacctcccagggggtgatcaagggtgatgggtcaaatgcagagaataatctcgccacacctagtgtgtgtgtgacaatcattggtactttaactttaactttaactttattacacaattatttatttatatatatattttttaagtacactgtaaaaaaaatatattctccTCGCTGTATTTTAAAGACAGAAACGTCTTCTGATGACGTTCATTAAAACGTTTAAATCGCTTTCCGTTGTCGTGGCGCAATAAACTCACTTCCGGTTTACTTTGACAGTCCCGGCCGGATGCGGTGTGCGACGGCATGTCCGGCTTGACGCTGTCTGGCGGTGGGACGCGACGAAGGGAAGTAAGCAAGGAAGGAAAGGAACGAAGGGAAGGGAAGAAGTGTCGctcaggctaaaaaaaaaagttccgaaACACGAACACATTCCACGTTGATTCGGTGTTGGGATCAAAGGGGAAGCTGACGAGCGGTGGTGGGAAAAGGCAGGGGAAGGATTACGACTTTTGAGCAAGATTCCACAGCGGGAATGTCGCGTCGCTCGCCCGAGGAGCTGGAAGCCATTTGAGGAAAGGTAAGAAGTTTCTGTCGATCTCCAGGAAGAACAAGTAACATTTTCACGAGAGGTTAAAACGTCCAAAGTGTTGACGTGCTTGCCGTGACATTTTCGGTTctgacaccccccaccccccccttcGGAATGTGCAGGAAGTGCTGTTTACTAAATAATCTTAAACACCAACAACCTGACAGTCTGACCTGGACTTGTTGAGGAAGAATGTTTGGGAGCATCTTCCTAGCACAAAAGTgtccaaatgggacaaaatgggAAAAAGTGGGACAAAATGGGACCAAATGGGACAATGGCGGAGACGTGATAGCTGCTGACAGCCCAGCTCGGACCACTTTTTACGTAACAGAACCAGCTGCGAGGATGAGAAACTTCTTGGTTGTCCATCAGAACCTCCGTCCTCCGATTGACTGAGCCAAGCACGTCGAGTCCGATTAGTGGTGACCATTAACGCCTGGGTTTTTAATGGCGCCCTCTGACCTTTGCCTTTCTTTTGCCCACTTCCAGCTGACCCGGAGCCAAGTTTGCCATTCCAGGACATCGGGCACAGGGCGTCCAGGGTGCTCAAAATGCGGCGCTGAGGACCAGGCAAGTGCTCCGACCGTCGTGCCGAGGATGGGGAAGGAGCAGGACCTCCTGCAGGCGGTGAAGAGCGGCGACCTGCAGTCCGCTCAGAAGCTCCTGTCCAAGCTGAGGAGCAGCCGCAGCAGTAAGTGGACATGCTAGCAACGTTAGCTTCATGCATCCTTCTTTCTGACTCAGGACATCATAACTAAGTAGTGTCTACTATAtaagtaccagtgacgtgcggactttatcacagtcagatttacaaacatatgaaccctaaagagtatctttttcaccatttgatgggcagcagttaacgggttatgtttaaaagctcataccagcattcttccctgcttggcactcagcatcaagggttggaattgggggttaaatcaccaaaaattattcccgggcgcggcgccgctgctgcccactgctcccctcacctcccagggggtgatcaagggatgggtcaaatgcagaggacacatttcaccacacctagtgtgtgtgtgacaatcattggtactttaacttaactttaactttacacatacaaactgtagcacacaaaaaagcacatttagttaaaaaaaacgttattatggtcttacctttacttataagtgcgggaacagtggtgtttgtgttggaggagttgtgaatgaatgaaatatgaaatccgtgctgcagtctgtaggtgtacctaatgttgtgtccctgcagtcgttcacggctcctccggcgcgagcattgttgtttttgcactttttggcttcttgttaagttactttttttgggtggattcggtcttgcacgtggagggtttgggtgcgggctttggttggtgtggcgctcccgtcggggggggggtgcattctgcggcgggggtgcattaaccggcaccaggaggcgggattactgcgagcctcacacagtgcgtcttcgcagcagttttatgattgctcagcacaagaaatactttacacacatacagttgttgacaaaagacactgtacattatatacctcagctaactaaactatggaaatgtataatataattcatatagcaatacggtctcactgcacagcaggccagcagttagccgagtccgcaatccatggtgaggcacaactgagtgacgtgcctcaactggctgctgatcaccgcaccgtctcttctcagtatttgaacggcaattgTGAaagttcagcgattttgaataaaaataatctaaaactggtgaagttaaatggaaaataactttatagtataatcactgaatacatataacaatttaattaaatttttttctttttacattttttttctttccatgatggcctccagtgaccgcacgtcactgataagtACATCATAACTAAGTAGTGTCTACTACATAAGTACATCATAACTCAGTAGTGTCTACTATATAAGTACATCATAACTCAGTAGTGTTTACTATAAAAGTACATCATAACTAAGTAGTGTCTACTATATCATAACTAAGTAGTGTATACTACATATGTACATCATAACAAAGTAGTATCTAATATATAAGTACATCATAACTAAGTAGTGTCTATTATATAAGTACATCATAACTAAGTAGTGTCTACTATATAAGTACATCATATCTAAGTAGTGTCTACTACATAAGTACATCATATCTAAGTAGTGTCTACTACATAAGTACATCATAGCTAAGTAGTGTCTACTATATAAGTACATCATATCTAAGTAGTGTCTACTATATAAGTACATCATAACTAAGTAGTCTACTACATAAGTACATCATAACTCAGTAGTGTCTACTACATAAGTGCATCATAACTAAGTAGTCTCTACTATATAAGTACATAACATCATACCTAAGTAGTGTCTACTACATAA contains:
- the LOC133620695 gene encoding uncharacterized protein; the encoded protein is MDSRPIKNETCGRLQGSILGLSHLARSDVLFGKREGGPGSGLDSSQVWSLLTSYLANKKEVLVQLGAIHPAVIPTPACRPRGDMVQKVHRLLADPGASFPVHCLPFNANVSFPRSALSNGTANGTKCERPLRTLYECLQGAEQVFKDNDIAEREGGVPWDKHKLDRLRHLRYRLVVEDDCMSALGESARFSSYFRSVSALVRQQDSATCGWSVLRRDLLWLLKTLLDKHHRCFSW